DNA sequence from the Centropristis striata isolate RG_2023a ecotype Rhode Island chromosome 17, C.striata_1.0, whole genome shotgun sequence genome:
atgcggtgtgttaacagaatctaccacagaatttacaagaagaccgtcaaaataagatgcctaaagtaaaatatacaagaacccatAAAATGCccctaaaattacaaaattccAGGCCTGGTGTGGACGCAGCATTTGATGCAGCGGTTGCTTACCACCAGTCTGCTGTACATAGTGGTCATATTTTGCATGACCTGTTTGATTTTGGATTCAATGGGAATTCAGCAATCAACACTGCGTTAAAGGTTATGGAAGTGGCCGTTGTTTCATCAAGTGGGTTAGAAAGATGATAGACACAGATAAGCTCAAAGTTTCCAGTCTGAATGCTAAGCTAGGCTCTGTAGCTTCTGTACAGCCATGAGAGGGATAGAACTCTGAACATCTTTTctgtttcttaaattaaaaaatccaATCGACTATGATAGTTTTCTGTGTTTGAAATAACCACATCCTGACTGAGACAATTGCTTTATGATCAACCTCTTTAAATTTTCCAGCAGGTGAAGAGCCGGCACTGAGGATCGTACTGCTTGGGAAGGTTGGAGTTGGGAAGAGTGCTTCAGGAAACACCATTCTGGGCAGAGAAGCATTCAAATCCAAGGGTGGTCTGTCTGCTCTCACAGAGATGTGCAAGAGGGAAACAGGGAAGACTGGCGTACAAGACGTGGTTGTTGTTGATACTCCAGGTCTGTTTAACATCGACAAGACTGACGAGGAGCTGGTGAGCGAGATCAAGAAATCCATCGGATATGCCGAGCCTGGTCCTCATGTGTTCCTGATTGTGCTGAGTGTGACCGACAAGTACACAGAGGAGGAAAGGCAAATGGTGGAAATCATTCGCCAGACTTTTggcaaaaacatatttgattACACGATGGTCTTGTTCACCTGTGGACAAAGTCTAGAAAAACCCATTCTAGAGTTGATTGAATCAAATAAGCATCTCCATGACCTGATCATAACTTGCAACAATGGATATCACGTTTTTGATAACAAACATAAGAGTGACCAGCAGGTCACTGAGCTGGTGGAGAAGATCAAAGCAAGGGTTAAGAAAGCGAAAGGAGGATGCTACACCCCTAAGATGCTCAAAGAGGCTGAAGCATCCTTACCTAAACAGGTACAAAGTGCAGATGAAATTAGATCCAATCTCAAAACCAAGATAACCATTCTTAAAGCAACTGGTTTTTGTGGAATAATGGCCGGATGTGTGACAGGGTATCTTGCGCGTGAAGGTGAGGTGACACCTACAATAGCAGCTGTGCTGGGAGGTCTGCTGGGTGGGTTACTGGGAATTGGATTGGCAGCTTTAATATTATTCACCAAAAACCGTATCAAGTGCAAATGCCCGTGCAAAAAGTGAggcatttttttattgcttaagCTGATCAGACCAATTCTAGCACATGGAAATACTGGAAAGGGAAAATTATGGTGGTggattttgtatatttttgtattcctgctttgttttTGCCATTTCATATAAAGTATGTTAGAAGCCTAGAAAGATAATTAGAAGCTGAAATAAGAACTGCAGTTAACACAAGCTAAAGGGCTGTCGGGACATTAAGTATGGAGGGGAACTCTGTCACTAGTCCgactcacagcctctagtctcGTTTTATTTAGTGTTAGGTCAATATCAATTTATCAGGCTATGGTTTGGCTAGCTAGTcaaacagctggttagcttgtcagagggcgtctgaagctaacggtagtgGAGTCATGTGACTGCGGTGTAGTTCTCTATAGCATAacatttctttactttttacttctgttggctgcattaacgcttcaaacatcatacaaGTGGAGGTcatctgtgaagattatcctgctgtatAAAATGCATAGACATAAAAAacgtttattttctgcaatgatcctgAATCCTATAGGGGAACTCATGATGCTAACTTCAGGGTTGgaccacaaaaaaataatttagtttgttGTCTATTTTCTGAGGACAATTTaactttttagtagtttagcaAATTTAGCTAATCTGGCTAGGTGTGAAACAATACAAAATCATATTGTACTTGCCCATTGCATATATTCTTAGTAACTGTCAAtctgttttttcttccattttttttgttgttagctGTGCCTGTGTTGTTTAAAGatcaaacagatttttaaaagtgGTGCTTGTCGGCACTGCCTTTGCCAAGTTTGACCAATAATATTGCGATTACATCACTGTTCACTTTCTAAAACTTTCTCAAATTAAACTGGAGGAGACAATGAAAAGTTCCTCCGGTCTataaaaaacacctaaaatCATCCGGTTTAGATTAATGTATTGTAAGCACAGCCTCCGTGTCTGAATGTTGTCATGACCATCCTTGTCTCCTAAACAATAATGTTCCACTACAATGAACCTTTATAAATCATTAGTAAGTTGAAACTAAAGGCTTTATTAatagttaattaaaaatgtcttgtagaTTTGTTTTGTGCCACTCCGAGGGACAAGAGACAGGTTGAAAGGTTGTAAGAAACCCCTGTGACTGGTGTTCACCCTTTTTAGCAGTGATAATATACATACTAGTACACTATTTGTTATACACTCATCGATACCCATTTGTTCATCTTTATATAGAGCTAGACTATGCAGTTATGCAATTAATAAATGGATTTTATTCCAGACGTTCTACAAATCGTCAACAAAGTTCTCAAGTTGCATGGGTATACGTGATGAACttaagggtgctttcacaacccGAAGTTTAATCCATTTTAATCAAACTCTGATGCGGTAAAATCCTTGTTATGGTtagtttggttgcttgtgaaagctccaatcgtactctggtgcagacaaaaacattcatttcCAAACAGATCCGAGTGCAGTTTGATTGCACTGTGAATGTAATACGACCAGAATCCGACCCAATTAaagaaaatgaaccaaaaacggtaatttgtcattgcagaattatcaacatattgctcaaaataacttaatatttgcCTCCGTGGTAGAAGCAGATTGTGGTAGTAAGTGTATCAAGGCTCGCCTTTTCAGATTATACGGATGTCTGATTGCAGCACATCATCTATGGGAATAATAGATCAACACATTGTTGACTACCCGAAGCCTCAACAGGTGCTCGTTCTGAGCCTCTCTCTCCAAATTAGTTTGGTGGGAACACCAGAGCAGGATTACAGCTGTTATAATCAAATGTACTCGGCTTGTGCTcggttccatgttgctttgtttagtccgtgtttatattttttaccgCCAACTTTTAAACCCATCAGAAATAGTGTGAgtatatttccagccctccaccgtCGTACACGCCCCATTGGCAaacgtttttgttttatttggtccgcttacatttctgcactgtgaaagcaaaccagactaaatacaaaacagacCAGATGCATCAATTTTCACTTTGATTCAGACAATCCAAACAAGCAAAAGCTACAAAGATGTAACCGGGCAACCAAAAACTTAATAGAATAATACTATATATGTGTATTTAATGTGATTGTGACACTGGAGGAATgtgtagaaaaaaaactctGAGCTCTATTGTAAATGTGTGATATACAGACGCCTCACTTCTGACACTTCCAACGGACAATGAAACATCAACAGAGCCTTGACGGAGTCGTGGCGCTGTCGGATCCTGTGGACATTATGTGTTACTTTgctgatttgatacattgatatGATAAGTTCTGTGTAAGACATTATGTTATGGCTGTATAATCAATAGGGCCTTTGGGTGTCAGATTTCAGAATTTCAATAATAAAGA
Encoded proteins:
- the LOC131989025 gene encoding GTPase IMAP family member 9-like isoform X1 — its product is MSSYSKKEEPTGEPLVAGEEPALRIVLLGKVGVGKSASGNTILGREAFKSKGGLSALTEMCKRETGKTGVQDVVVVDTPGLFNIDKTDEELVSEIKKSIGYAEPGPHVFLIVLSVTDKYTEEERQMVEIIRQTFGKNIFDYTMVLFTCGQSLEKPILELIESNKHLHDLIITCNNGYHVFDNKHKSDQQVTELVEKIKARVKKAKGGCYTPKMLKEAEASLPKQVQSADEIRSNLKTKITILKATGFCGIMAGCVTGYLAREGEVTPTIAAVLGGLLGGLLGIGLAALILFTKNRIKCKCPCKK
- the LOC131989025 gene encoding GTPase IMAP family member 9-like isoform X2 codes for the protein MSSYSKKEEPTGEPLVGEEPALRIVLLGKVGVGKSASGNTILGREAFKSKGGLSALTEMCKRETGKTGVQDVVVVDTPGLFNIDKTDEELVSEIKKSIGYAEPGPHVFLIVLSVTDKYTEEERQMVEIIRQTFGKNIFDYTMVLFTCGQSLEKPILELIESNKHLHDLIITCNNGYHVFDNKHKSDQQVTELVEKIKARVKKAKGGCYTPKMLKEAEASLPKQVQSADEIRSNLKTKITILKATGFCGIMAGCVTGYLAREGEVTPTIAAVLGGLLGGLLGIGLAALILFTKNRIKCKCPCKK